ATCACAAATTACGGAATGAGGATAGAGCGAAAAGGCGAAGGTGCTGTAGATTCCTTATATGGTATTTTAATTTACGACCACTCTGGTGGTAACGGCATATCAAAAATCGTGATGGCCGAAAAAGGCAAGATGTCTAAAACTAAAGATGGCAAGTTTTTAATCTTACAACTCTTCAATGGAGTTAGATATGAGGAGTCTAACGGAAGCGGTAGTAATTCATTTAATCCAAGGCAGGCTTTTACCCGAATGCGATTTAAGCAAACAGAAGTTAAGCTAGATTTTTCCAGCTTTGGCAATGGCTTAGATCGTACAGACGAAAATAGTTTCATGAACAACGCTCAGATGCTAAATCGAAAAGGGCTTACAAAAAGAAGAGACTCGCTAACAAAAAGTTTAGATACCTTAAATAAAGTAACCAAAATTAATACTAGTTCTTATTATAAACAGAATAACTACTTAAAAGGCTATACAAAAGTTAAAGCCAAACCTGTAGTTATTAATGGATCTGTTTTAAATGTACTACAAAAAACAAATCGTGTACAAGCTTTACAAAATGCCTTCGATCAATCTGAAACCATTAAACAAACACTTAATAATAGGTTGTTAGATTACGATTTTAAGGTGAAGGAAATAATTAAAGCCAAAATAGAATACCAAAGAAAATATACGCTAGCCATATCTTGTTTGCTGCTTTTCTTTATTGGGGCACCACTAGGAGCTATCATTAGAAAAGGTGGTTTAGGCTTGCCTGTGGTAATTGCAATTGTGTTCTTCTTAATTTATCACATTATCTCTACCGTAGCAGAAAAATCTGCCAAGGAAGGTTCGTTAGACCCAACCTTTGGTATGTGGACAGCCATTGTTATCCTCACCCCATTGGGAGTATTCTTAACCTATAAAGCAACCGTAGATTCTGCCTTGTTTGATGTAGATTACTACAAACAACTAATAGTTGGTTTGTTTAAGCGTAAAAAGAAGGATTAGAAAAAGAAGGGTCTGCATTCCATTGCACTTGTAGTCCCGCTTTTCGTTCCAATCTTTTACCCAAAATCCCCTAAAGGGGAGGGTAAAAGTATTTCCACGGCAATCGGGTTTATTTAACAAAGGCAGTAGTTCTTGGGCCATATTCATCGGACAACTAAGCGGTTAATGGGAATGCGCTGGCGAACTTCGTAGATCTGTGGGCAAGCTAACTTTCCTATAAAAAACAAGCTATTGTTAAATAAACCTGATTGAATGGATGCCATTTTTCATGGCAAGGAAGAAAAGCGGGGCTGAAGCAACCGATTGTTTACGCCCTTTCATTTTCTAAATAAATTTTTGCTCTTTATTCCTTACTTATCAATGATATTTTATGCCAAATTATTGTCGGCAAAGGTTGTAACTTTGTACCGACTAATAATAAGGTAATCTTAGCCTTATTTACCAAATACAAAATGGAAATTAAATTAAATACAATAGAGGAAGCTTTAGAAGAGATAAAAGCTGGTAAAATAATTATTGTAGTAGATGATGAAGATCGCGAAAATGAGGGTGATTTTATTACCGCTGCAAGAAACGTAACGCCAGAAGTAATTAATTTCATGTCTAAGTATGGCAGAGGTTTAATCTGCGCACCGCTGATAGAAGATTTATGCATCGATTTAAAGCTCGATTTAATGGTGCAAAATAATACCGTTCTCCACCAAACTCCTTTTACCGTTTCAGTAGATTTAATTGGACAGGGTTGCACAACAGGAATATCTACACATGATAGAGCGAAAACTGTACAAGCATTAATTAATCCAGATACTAAACCAGAAGATTTAGGAAGGCCAGGGCATATTTTCCCGTTAAAGGCAAAACGAGAAGGCGTGTTGCGCAGAACTGGACATACTGAAGCAACTATAGATATTGCTCGTTTGGCAGGTTTTGAGCCAGCAGGTGTATTGGTAGAGATCATGAATGATGATGGAACTATGGCTCGTTTGCCAGAGTTAATGGTTATTGCAGAACAACACCAGCTTAAAATAATTTCAATTAAAGATTTAATTGCTTACCGTTTAGCGGCAGAGAGTTTAATTAGACAGGAAGTTGCAGTTAACTTGCCAACACAATGGGGCGATTTTAAAATGACAGCCTATACTCAATTGAGCAACGGTGCTACTCATTTGGCCATCACCAAAGGCGAATGGAAAGAAGGTGAGCCAATTTTAGCTAGGATACATAGTTCATGTGTTACTGGAGATATTTTTGGCTCTTGCCGTTGCGATTGTGGACCGCAATTACACAAGGCACTTCAAATGTTAGAGCAAGAAGGAAAAGGTATTGTGGTTTACATGAACCAAGAGGGTAGAGGTATTGGTTTAGTAAATAAGCTTCGCTCATATAACTTGCAGGATGCTGGTTACGATACTGTAGAGGCAAATATAGAATTGGGCTTCAAAGGCGACGAACGTGATTACGGTGTTGGTGCGCAGATTTTAAGAGCACAAGGCGTTACTAAAATGAGGTTAATGTCTAACAATCCAACAAAGAGAGCTGGTTTAATCGGCTATGGTTTAGA
The sequence above is drawn from the Pedobacter frigiditerrae genome and encodes:
- a CDS encoding LptF/LptG family permease; protein product: MKKIHLLLIKAFIRPFFVTFFIVMFILLMFFLFKYIDDLIGKGFEWYTIAEVMMYASASNVSMALPLAILLSSIMTFGSLGENYELVAIKSAGVSLQKAMQPLFALIICISIASFLFSDYMLPKANLKYGSLLFDMRNKKLSFLIKPGVFNNSITNYGMRIERKGEGAVDSLYGILIYDHSGGNGISKIVMAEKGKMSKTKDGKFLILQLFNGVRYEESNGSGSNSFNPRQAFTRMRFKQTEVKLDFSSFGNGLDRTDENSFMNNAQMLNRKGLTKRRDSLTKSLDTLNKVTKINTSSYYKQNNYLKGYTKVKAKPVVINGSVLNVLQKTNRVQALQNAFDQSETIKQTLNNRLLDYDFKVKEIIKAKIEYQRKYTLAISCLLLFFIGAPLGAIIRKGGLGLPVVIAIVFFLIYHIISTVAEKSAKEGSLDPTFGMWTAIVILTPLGVFLTYKATVDSALFDVDYYKQLIVGLFKRKKKD
- a CDS encoding bifunctional 3,4-dihydroxy-2-butanone-4-phosphate synthase/GTP cyclohydrolase II codes for the protein MEIKLNTIEEALEEIKAGKIIIVVDDEDRENEGDFITAARNVTPEVINFMSKYGRGLICAPLIEDLCIDLKLDLMVQNNTVLHQTPFTVSVDLIGQGCTTGISTHDRAKTVQALINPDTKPEDLGRPGHIFPLKAKREGVLRRTGHTEATIDIARLAGFEPAGVLVEIMNDDGTMARLPELMVIAEQHQLKIISIKDLIAYRLAAESLIRQEVAVNLPTQWGDFKMTAYTQLSNGATHLAITKGEWKEGEPILARIHSSCVTGDIFGSCRCDCGPQLHKALQMLEQEGKGIVVYMNQEGRGIGLVNKLRSYNLQDAGYDTVEANIELGFKGDERDYGVGAQILRAQGVTKMRLMSNNPTKRAGLIGYGLEIVENIPIEIESNKHNESYLITKRDKMGHQIMK